In the Dama dama isolate Ldn47 chromosome 13, ASM3311817v1, whole genome shotgun sequence genome, one interval contains:
- the LOC133067954 gene encoding mast cell protease 1A-like, with protein sequence MVLFLLLVALLLSPTGEAGKIIGGHEAKPHSRPYMAFLRFKISGKPHICGGFLVREDFVLTAAHCLGSSIDVTLGAHSIMERERTQQVIPVRRAFPHPHYNDKTFENDIMLLQLTRKADMTDAVSPISLPRSFEKVNPGMMCSVAGWGRLEVNMPSADKLQEVDLEVQSEERCIARFRNYIPVTQICAGDPNKRKNSFSGDSGGPLVCDGVAQGIVSYGDVYGTAPNVYTRISSFLYWIQKTMRQYKQQGSA encoded by the exons ATGGTCTTGTTCTTGCTCCTGGTGGCCCTTCTTCTGTCCCCTACTGGGGAGGCAG GGAAGATCATCGGGGGCCATGAGGCCAAGCCACACTCCCGTCCCTACATGGCATTTCTTCGGTTCAAGATTTCAGGGAAACCTCACATATGTGGGGGTTTCCTTGTGCGTGAGGACTTCGTGCTGACAGCAGCTCACTGCCTGGGAAG CTCAATTGATGTCACCCTGGGGGCCCACAGCATCATGGAACGAGAGCGGACCCAGCAGGTCATCCCCGTGAGGAGAGCCTTCCCGCACCCACATTATAATGATAAAACATTTGAAAACGACATCATGTTACTGCAG CTGACTAGGAAGGCTGACATGACGGATGCAGTGAGCCCCATCAGTCTGCCCAGGAGCTTCGAGAAGGTGAATCCAGGGATGATGTGCAGTGTGGCCGGCTGGGGGCGACTGGAGGTAAATATGCCCTCTGCAGACAAACTACAGGAGGTCGACCTTGAAGTCCAAAGTGAGGAGAGATGTATCGCTCGCTTCAGAAACTACATCCCCGTCACGCAGATATGTGCTGGAGATCCAAACAAGAGGAAGAATTCTTTCTCG GGTGACTCCGGGGGCCCGCTCGTGTGTGACGGTGTGGCCCAGGGCATTGTGTCCTATGGAGACGTGTATGGTACGGCTCCAAATGTCTACACCAGAATCTCCAGCTTTCTGTACTGGATCCAAAAAACAATGAGACAGTACAAACAGCAGGgatcagcctga
- the LOC133068029 gene encoding mast cell protease 2-like yields MLLKLKEKACLTLAMGTLRLPPQFTFIRPGRMCWVAGWGKTDVKEPASSTLQVVELRVLKPRACSLFPTLDHNLQLCVGHPQSTKSAFKVILRLHTSPETQGGPLLCAGVAQGIVSYGQSNAKPPAVFTRISHYRPWIDEVLNEN; encoded by the exons ATGTTACTGAAG CTGAAGGAGAAGGCCTGCCTGACCCTGGCCATGGGGACACTCCGCCTCCCACCCCAGTTCACCTTCATCCGTCCCGGGAGAATGTGCTGGGTGGCTGGCTGGGGAAAAACAGATGTGAAGGAACCAGCCTCCAGCACTCTGCAAGTGGTGGAGCTGAGAGTCCTGAAACCTCGGGCCTGCAGCCTCTTCCCTACTTTGGACCACAATCTCCAGCTGTGTGTGGGCCATCCTCAGAGCACAAAATCTGCATTTAAGGTGATTCTCAGACTACATACTTCCCC GGAGACTCAGGGGGGCCCTCTTCTGTGTGCTGGGGTGGCCCAGGGCATTGTCTCCTATGGGCAGTCCAATGCAAAGCCCCCCGCTGTCTTCACCCGGATCTCCCATTACCGGCCCTGGATCGATGAGGTCCTGAACGAGAATTAA